The nucleotide window CATCATGAACTCCTTTCCTTTTTCATGTAGTTCAAGCACTATAATTCATTCGCAACAACTGACAGAACATGAGTTACATTGTTATGTACTGAATCATGGAGTTGTAGGAAaccaaaaatgcaaatttatactCTATATAGGACCAAACTTTATCCCAAACATCTACTTCTGCATTTGATATAGGTTTCTGAACTATTGGGCAGTGGGGCTGGTACTGGTAGCTTTGAAGATAGAGAGCTTTTGCCTGTTTTGCACCTTCTTCTTGGTGGTAAtagattcaaatgtttctcaagaAGTGGTAACCCCTGCAGTTTTTGCATAGATATATAATACAACAATCTTTGGAATATTGTCATAGTAACCAGTATCATCAAAAGATAAATGGGCAAGTTTCAAAAATCAACACCCCATAGAAAAGGCAAACTAAtgatttttctcttttatattaaTGAATTAGGGAATTGCTATATTAATACACgtgattattaataattttaatttatatatatatatatatatatatatatatttagttttaatatataaaaataatataatattttaaattatatatatataagttacctTATAATAATGActacttattttaattttaataggttaactattaaataatttataacttatatataatAGAGAATGTCGCATATTAACCATGTGGCAATATTATAAAAGAGAATATCATGTGTCAGactcttttattaattatttcaaattttacttattattacttttatctctcaaatttttttgataaaaatttcataatataaataattaaaaaaatgcatataatatatatatatgtgtgtgtgtatgtgtaattAATATAGGTTAATGTATTGTAAGTTAccttataataataattacttattataatattaataaggtAATTGTTAAATAACTTATAACTTACATATAATAAGAGAATGTCACGTAACAATAAGAGAATATATGTGTCAGACTTTGTCACATATTAGTCATATGGTAATATTGTTTAAGAGAATGTCGTGTGACAGATTGAGTTACCGGAGCTTTGTCTTATTGCTTTAGTTACTTCTAACCTTTCGTGAGTCATGAACAACTCAAAATCAATCATCCAACACCCACAGAAATAAGGATCAATTATTAGGTCATATATTGATCATCTCACATTTATAATTTTTGTAGTACAAGACACATGCAAAAACCTTTTATCTCTGGTGAGACAATGCTTTTTTAGCAGAAAGTAGTGTCCTTTCTAAAATAGCATAGCAGTCTAAGAAACTTTGGAAAAGTTCTGAGTTGCAAATTAGGAATCAATTCTTTTTTGCTGAGAAAAGTAAAAGCCAGAAACCAAACCCCAATTATGCTGGCACACACTCATGATCATGAACGGGAATCAATGGCCCAACTGATCATGGGTCCCTCTGAAGTAGAATATTGAGGTCAAATCAATGACTTGATCTTTCAGTATTGTTCTCGGGGAATCAACTTTTTGGTGAACTTTTACTAGATTCTTTCTTTATATCCTGCCTAAGAACTGCCATAATTTGAATAATGTGATCAGTTTACTATAATGAACCAAAACCAGAACTAGCACACACTTTGCTTAACTGAATTTCCTCTTGTATTATTATAGTACTAGATAAGCCTGAACAGAAATCAGTACTGAAGGAAAAGAAGCGCTTGATTCTTATATGCCATTTTCCTAGTTATCTAGGATATAGACTATAGTTCAAATTGGAATTTAGATGATTTAAGGAAGCATAAGTTTTTCTTCTTGTACCTGACATTACACCAAAAGACAAATCCTGCAAGTATTGGCTCTATTTGTTGCTTTGCATTAGtcataaaaaatatatcaatCTTTAATTTCTTTACATTAAAAAGAACAAGGGGTTACCAAACATATAAGAAAACAAGCTTCCCCTCTGCATGAATCTGCAACATCCAGAATTTATCACTTGAAACCCACTTTGGCATTAGAGGAAGATGAGTAAAGTAATGAGGAAGCAGAGAAGCTTGAGTTATTGCTTTTTCGATATAAACTTTGCATTGCTGGCTTTGATGATGAACTTGCTGGAACTGCACTGCTTGATTTCTTGTTTTCTGTATCAATTGCTGGTGATCCTTTAAGGAGCATATCGACTTTTGCATACTCCTCTCTCTCATGTTTGATCTCCTTAAGCATTGCAGCCGCGTCCTTCATGGTAGGTCTTTCATCAGGGGAGGAATTTACACACAATAAGGCTACACCTAATGCTTGCATCATCTCATCGATTTCTGGTTCCGGTCGAGATAATAAGCAAGGATCTAGTACTTCAATTCCTCCCCTCTTCTGTCTAACCCAATCTACTACATGTAGTCCTTCTGGTATGGTTGGATCAATTGGTTGCTTGCCTGTCAGGACTTCCAATACCACTACACCATAGCTATAAACATCACTTTTCTCTGTGATCTTCATCATATAGCCATATTCtgaatagaacagtaaagttgcTTTAATAACATTGTGTATGTATAAAAGAATATCCTTAGGTAAATGTTATATTCATCAATTTTCAATGAATGCAATATATATATGCAGAccacaaaaattgaatttgggataGCGCAAGAAAGCAAAATACACGAAAAAGACAATTAAATACTGTGGTGCACTTACCAGGAGCGATATATCCATAAGAGCCTGCAACCGTATTGGAGGATCGAGCAAAATCACCATCATCAACAAGCTTGGCAAGGCCAAAATCTGAAATATAAGGCTCAAATTCAAGGCCAATAAGGATGTTATTAGCTTTGATATCTCTGTGAACGATTGGAGGAACACAATCATGGTGCAAATAAGCCAGGCCTTGTGCTGCTCCCAACAAAATTTGGTACCTAACATCCCATTCCAATGCATTTCCTGTTCTCTCATGAAGGAGACTGCCTAAGCTTCCATTAGGCATATAATCGTACATTAGCAATCTTGTATTTCGATTCCAACAACAACCCAAGAACCTAACTATGTTATTATGCCTGACAGAGCCAAGTGTTTTTATTTCTGCTGAGAAGGAATCAAAAACGCCACTTTTGTCATCAGTGCATCCATTGgctgcagccattgtgtttggccAGAGCTTCTTCACAGCAATGACTTCACCATTATCCATATCAGCACGGTAAACAATACCAGAGCACCCTTTTCCAATTACATTGGCATCCACCATGCATCTCAGTACTTGATCCATAGAGAAATTCAACTTCTGGAATAGAGTGAATTGCCAGGGCCATGAGTCTCCCAACTCAGACTCATCATCATCTCTAACGGTTCTTCGTGCATGAATAATAGCAATTGTTCCCATAATCACCATTGCTATTGTCAATGTGATCAACAAAGAAATTGCTAGCTTAAGCTTTCGAGACTGCCTTATGTCTTCTCCATTTACTGGCAGTCCTGTCCTGCCTACATCACTCAAGAAACAGGAGTCCTTGATTGAAGAACACAGGCCTTGGTTAGCAGCCAAGTCTGTTGGTGATAGCTGTCTAAACAGCTTATTATCAGGAAGATAGCCAGTGAAGTTATTGTAAGATATGTTGAGAGAAACAAGGTTGTCAAGACCTGCAAGCTGACTTAAATTTCCCTCAAGCTTGTTATGTGAAAGGTCCAATATTGAAAGCTTAGTGAGTGCAGATATCTGAGGTGGAATTGACCCTGTAAGTCCATTATAACTGAGATTGAGAGCAATGTCAAGGGCTTCTATTCGACCTAATTCCATCGGGATGCTGCCAGTGAGCTCATTGCTGCCAAGATCAAGCAATTGAAGGCTTGAGCAGAGGCCAAGTGATGAAGGTATTAATCCGGAGAATGAATTTCTGCTCAGAATTAACTTGTTAAGTGAAACAAGGAGACCCAAGCTCCCTGGTATTTGACCCTCAAATTGATTAATGGAGATATCTAGGACCTGAAGCCCTCTTAGAGATAACAATGAGTTTGGCAGGGTACCCTGTAATGTGTTGTTGCTAAGGTCTATCATTTGCAATTCTGTGCAGCTTCCTATTTCATCAGGGACAGACCCTTGAAGGCGATTGCTAGATAGATCAAGAAAGTTCAAGTTCTTAAGACCCGCAATTTCTTTAGGAATGCCACCAGAAATCCTGTTGTTACCAAGTCTTAGTCGCACAAGAGAGCTACAATTACCAATCTCTGGTGGTATAGAACCAGAAATGTCATTAGATATTAAGAGAAGCTTCGTGAGGTTTTGAAGCTGAAACAAGCCTGGAGGGACGCTTCCAGTGAGCGAATTGTGAGACATGTCTAGTGCTTGAAGGTTACTGCAATTAGCCAAACTTAAAGGAATGCTTCCTTCAAGCTGGTTTTGCCAGGCAAAGAATACAGTGAGCTTTGACAACTTTCCAAGCTCTGGTGGGATTAAACCTGAGATCTGATTTGTGTCCAGTTGCAATTGCAAAAGATTTGAAGCATTGGAAAGACTGGATGGTATTGAACCAGATACTTTATTATTACTAATCATAAACTCTTCAAGCTCCAAAAGACCTCCTATAGAAGAAGGCATGGTCCCAGACAGAGAATTCAAAGAAAGATCAATCATTTTCAAGCTGGTACAATTGCCAATCTCTTCTGGGATGACTCCAACAAGACTATTTTGCCATAACAACAATTGTTCAAGCTTTTCAAGCTTGCCAATCTCTGGCGGAATTGATCCAGAGAGACTGTTTTCATAAAGAAACAAGCTTACAAGCTCAGAGCAGTTACCTATATCAGAAGGAATCTCGCCTGAGAGCATTGTTGTATAAATGGACAATGTTTGCAGCTTGCTTAGCTTACCCAATGAAACAGGCAAAGAACCTGAAATTCTTGTCTCAGCCAACCCCAAAATAGTCAAGTTGCTGCAATCTCCAAGCTCGTCAGGAACTTTGCCAATAATGTCTTTGTTCCCTCCTGCTCTAAGAGCTTCAAGACTGGACAATTTGCCTAGCTCAGTTGGGATATAACCACCTAAGTGATTATCGAAAAGAAGCAGATTCTTGAGTCTACTGCAGTTGCTTAGCTCAACTGGCATTTTTCCAGTTAGTTGATTAGAGTTCAAAATCAAGTCCTCGAGATTTCGAAGCCGGCCAATGCTACCCGGAATGATGCCAACTAGACTATTAGAGCTTAAGTCGATGGACGCGAGTGAAACACAGTCACCAATATCAAGTGGGATGGTTCCAGTGATATTGGCATCAGAAATGACAAGTTTACTTAGAAAGCGAAATGAAGAGAGATTGAATGGTAAGGGAAGCTGAAGAGGAACTGATTGGATGTTTATTTCAGTGACAAAACCTTGAGGAGAGCATGTTATGGAGGTCCAGTTGCATGGAGTAGAATCAAGATTGTTCCAGTTAGAGAAGAAAGAGGGTGGAGATGGAGAGGAATGTAGCCAAGAGAAAAGAATAGAGGCTTCATGGTTTGGTGCAGCCAAGGAAGTTGACAGAAGAGTTGGGAGAAGAGTAAGGATAAAGAATGATaaggaagaagaaggaagagaggaagagaAGAGGATTTGCCTCGAGCTGGGCATTGACATTTGCCTCAATTTCCAAAACTTTCTTCTCGGATTTGCATCATTGGTTTTTGCTGCTGCTTCTTCTCTTTCTAAAAACTATGTGTCTTGCTTGATTTGAACTCAAACTCAAACAAGTATGGTGTTAGTATAGTGTTTAGGACCTCGCCTCGTAATTGCACAAGCAAAACTAAAAGaaggaataaaataagataaagaaatttaaaaaaaaaaaaaaaaaaaaacaatgccTAGAGATCAACAAACTGCACCACCACCTCCATCACCAGCCCACACCCTCGCATGGgatcctcctctctctctctctctctctctctctctctctctctctctgatgcatataaaataatggaAGGTGTTGCCAGTTGGGTTCACGCACAGGGAAGAAAGGCACCACCACATGCACACGAGTTCTATATATC belongs to Hevea brasiliensis isolate MT/VB/25A 57/8 chromosome 4, ASM3005281v1, whole genome shotgun sequence and includes:
- the LOC110638403 gene encoding LRR receptor-like serine/threonine-protein kinase RGI1 yields the protein MSMPSSRQILFSSSLPSSSLSFFILTLLPTLLSTSLAAPNHEASILFSWLHSSPSPPSFFSNWNNLDSTPCNWTSITCSPQGFVTEINIQSVPLQLPLPFNLSSFRFLSKLVISDANITGTIPLDIGDCVSLASIDLSSNSLVGIIPGSIGRLRNLEDLILNSNQLTGKMPVELSNCSRLKNLLLFDNHLGGYIPTELGKLSSLEALRAGGNKDIIGKVPDELGDCSNLTILGLAETRISGSLPVSLGKLSKLQTLSIYTTMLSGEIPSDIGNCSELVSLFLYENSLSGSIPPEIGKLEKLEQLLLWQNSLVGVIPEEIGNCTSLKMIDLSLNSLSGTMPSSIGGLLELEEFMISNNKVSGSIPSSLSNASNLLQLQLDTNQISGLIPPELGKLSKLTVFFAWQNQLEGSIPLSLANCSNLQALDMSHNSLTGSVPPGLFQLQNLTKLLLISNDISGSIPPEIGNCSSLVRLRLGNNRISGGIPKEIAGLKNLNFLDLSSNRLQGSVPDEIGSCTELQMIDLSNNTLQGTLPNSLLSLRGLQVLDISINQFEGQIPGSLGLLVSLNKLILSRNSFSGLIPSSLGLCSSLQLLDLGSNELTGSIPMELGRIEALDIALNLSYNGLTGSIPPQISALTKLSILDLSHNKLEGNLSQLAGLDNLVSLNISYNNFTGYLPDNKLFRQLSPTDLAANQGLCSSIKDSCFLSDVGRTGLPVNGEDIRQSRKLKLAISLLITLTIAMVIMGTIAIIHARRTVRDDDESELGDSWPWQFTLFQKLNFSMDQVLRCMVDANVIGKGCSGIVYRADMDNGEVIAVKKLWPNTMAAANGCTDDKSGVFDSFSAEIKTLGSVRHNNIVRFLGCCWNRNTRLLMYDYMPNGSLGSLLHERTGNALEWDVRYQILLGAAQGLAYLHHDCVPPIVHRDIKANNILIGLEFEPYISDFGLAKLVDDGDFARSSNTVAGSYGYIAPEYGYMMKITEKSDVYSYGVVVLEVLTGKQPIDPTIPEGLHVVDWVRQKRGGIEVLDPCLLSRPEPEIDEMMQALGVALLCVNSSPDERPTMKDAAAMLKEIKHEREEYAKVDMLLKGSPAIDTENKKSSSAVPASSSSKPAMQSLYRKSNNSSFSASSLLYSSSSNAKVGFK